In a genomic window of Aggregatimonas sangjinii:
- a CDS encoding cold-shock protein, whose translation MAKSQQTYNKTEKEKQRRKKREEKAKRKEARRAEAKEKGGGIPLAYVDFNGNLVDTPPDPSLKVKIDAEDIVLGIPKKEESDEDKFNPIRNGKVSFFDHSKGFGFIIDSENNEKYFCHVSGLIDEIEENNTVQFELEKGARGMNAVRVKKI comes from the coding sequence ATGGCTAAATCACAGCAAACGTACAATAAGACTGAAAAAGAAAAACAGCGCCGTAAAAAACGAGAGGAAAAAGCAAAACGCAAAGAAGCCCGTAGAGCTGAAGCGAAAGAAAAAGGAGGAGGAATTCCATTGGCATATGTCGATTTTAATGGAAACCTAGTCGATACCCCGCCGGACCCATCGTTAAAGGTCAAAATTGATGCTGAGGATATCGTTTTGGGTATACCCAAGAAGGAAGAATCCGATGAGGATAAATTCAACCCGATCAGAAATGGAAAGGTTTCGTTTTTTGATCATTCCAAAGGCTTCGGATTTATAATCGATAGCGAAAATAACGAAAAGTATTTCTGTCATGTAAGTGGTCTTATCGATGAGATCGAGGAGAATAATACGGTGCAGTTCGAGCTGGAAAAAGGAGCACGTGGTATGAACGCTGTTCGTGTCAAAAAAATATAG